The genomic stretch TTTCTGAAATTGCCTTTGAGGCCGGCTACTATGATGTAGCACATCTTGCCCATGATTTTAAATCCAAGGTGTCCCTTACGCCTTCCGGCATGAAAAAAGATGACAATCCATTGGCTTCTTCCTATCTGGATAGATCAACGATTTTGCATTAAGATCTAAAATTGGCGGATTTTTACAGTAACACCGGATTAGGACTTTGGTAACTTCACCACTGTAAGCTATTGGTTACCAATACCAAATAGCTAATGTCAATTCTTCTGATTTTTAAGCATCGCTTTAACACGACAATTATGCAAACTCCAAATTCCACTTCTTCGGTAATTTCAGCAGATCACCTCAAAACGCTAATGGAATTGCTACAAGGTTCACTAATCCAACCACACGATGATGAATATGAGAGCACCAGAAAGGTTTACAACGGCATGATCGATAAATATCCTTCCCTTATTGCAAAGTGCAAGGATGTAGCTGATGTCCTGCACTGTGTCAATTTTGGGCGTGAGCACAATCTGACTGTGGCTGTAAGGTCCGGTGGCCATAATGCGGGTGGACTGGGCATTGTGGATGATGGATTGGTTATTGACCTTGTGGAAATGAATGGGATAAGGGTCAATCCGGACAGGGAAACGGTCCGCGTGGAAGGAGGCTGTCTACTTCAGGATGTCGACCATGCCACGCAGCCCTTTGGCAAAGCCGTACCTACTGGTATCCTATCCACCACTGGAATCTCCGGTCTCACACTTGGAGGGGGGCTGGGCCACCTTTCCAGGGCGTACGGATTAGCTATTGACAGCCTTTTGGAAGCAGACGTAGTACTTGCAGATGGTAGCCTGATTACTGTCAGCGAAACCCAGCATTCAGATTTATTTTGGGCGATTCGCGGAGGCGGGGGAAATTTTGGCATTGTAGTATCCTTTCTCTTTAAGCTACATGATGCTGGCATGGTTCAGGGCGGGCCCATGCTTTGGCACCTAGAAGAAACAGAAGAGATGATGCGCTTCTATCAGGATTTTATCCTAAAAGCCCCAAAACATATATACTGCTATTTTGCCTTCCTGACTGTGCCCCCAGTGGATCTTTTTCCCGAAGCTCTCCACCTCAAAAAAATGTGTGGCCTAGTCTGGTGCAATGTAGGCAATAAGGCTGACTCAGAGGCTGCACTTCAAAAATTCAGGGACTTCAAAAAACCGGCACTGGATTATGTAGACTCAATGCCGTATGCCTCGCTACAGCAGCTATTTGACGGTCTTTACCCAACGGGATTACAGTGGTACTGGAAGGCCGACTTTATCAAGGAGCTTTCCGGTGAGGCCATTCAAGAAAATATCCAATTTGCCAAAAAACTTCCTAGCGTCCATTCCACCGTTCACTTCTACCCTATTAATGGCGCATGCCATGACAAGAACAATGCTGACACTGCTTGGGCTTACCG from Echinicola soli encodes the following:
- a CDS encoding FAD-binding oxidoreductase translates to MQTPNSTSSVISADHLKTLMELLQGSLIQPHDDEYESTRKVYNGMIDKYPSLIAKCKDVADVLHCVNFGREHNLTVAVRSGGHNAGGLGIVDDGLVIDLVEMNGIRVNPDRETVRVEGGCLLQDVDHATQPFGKAVPTGILSTTGISGLTLGGGLGHLSRAYGLAIDSLLEADVVLADGSLITVSETQHSDLFWAIRGGGGNFGIVVSFLFKLHDAGMVQGGPMLWHLEETEEMMRFYQDFILKAPKHIYCYFAFLTVPPVDLFPEALHLKKMCGLVWCNVGNKADSEAALQKFRDFKKPALDYVDSMPYASLQQLFDGLYPTGLQWYWKADFIKELSGEAIQENIQFAKKLPSVHSTVHFYPINGACHDKNNADTAWAYRHANWSQVIVGVDPDPANKDKISSWAKSYWEAIHPHSAGGAYVNFMMEEGQDRVKASYGDNYSRLSQIKTKYDPKNFFHVNQNIKPT